One genomic segment of Bacteroides caccae includes these proteins:
- a CDS encoding AraC family transcriptional regulator: protein MKNSEKYLLHYLTANYSNTAKWGILCTTVGYQIVAPRCHYPLSIHPDNYNFKRYGRILHEYQFVYIVAGSGYFTSDSCATTKVSAGTIIMLFPGERHTYRPDANTGWTEYWVGFKGDGADEWIRNGYFSPSTPLLNIGISQSILELYTNILEVVEEERTGYAVFIASIICHMLGEVYYKSQCRINTSVLDKINLARIMMRKNLHTNKTSEAIATDLGVSYSWFRKAFKENIGISPAQYQLQLKLSKAKELLTNTDDSISEIAYQLGFDSVSHFSLFFKTKEGVTASEFKKYARPKY from the coding sequence ATGAAAAACTCTGAAAAATACCTTTTACACTACCTGACTGCTAATTATTCAAATACTGCTAAATGGGGGATTTTATGTACTACAGTGGGATATCAGATTGTGGCCCCACGTTGTCATTATCCATTGTCTATACATCCAGACAATTATAACTTTAAGAGATATGGTAGGATACTTCATGAATATCAATTTGTCTATATTGTAGCAGGGAGTGGGTATTTCACTTCTGATTCTTGTGCAACTACCAAAGTATCTGCAGGTACGATAATTATGTTGTTTCCAGGCGAGCGACATACCTACCGACCGGATGCAAATACAGGTTGGACTGAATATTGGGTGGGTTTTAAAGGGGATGGAGCAGATGAATGGATACGTAATGGTTATTTTTCCCCTTCAACTCCCTTGTTGAATATCGGTATTAGTCAATCTATTCTTGAGCTCTATACAAATATTCTTGAAGTTGTTGAGGAAGAACGTACCGGATATGCAGTTTTTATTGCGAGTATTATATGCCATATGTTGGGAGAAGTGTATTATAAAAGTCAATGCCGGATTAATACTTCTGTTTTGGATAAAATAAATCTGGCAAGAATTATGATGCGGAAAAACTTACATACGAATAAGACATCGGAAGCAATAGCAACAGATTTAGGAGTTAGTTATTCATGGTTTAGGAAAGCTTTCAAAGAGAACATCGGAATTTCACCTGCTCAATATCAATTGCAACTTAAATTGAGTAAGGCCAAGGAGCTTCTTACAAATACGGATGATTCCATATCGGAGATTGCTTATCAATTAGGATTCGATAGTGTTAGCCATTTTTCTTTGTTTTTTAAGACAAAAGAGGGGGTTACGGCAAGTGAGTTCAAAAAATATGCAAGACCTAAATATTGA
- a CDS encoding beta-galactosidase — protein sequence MKLIKVFFLIVFILCCELTSAQQRFKIENGSFLIVGKRTQLICGEMHYSCIPHEYWRDRLKRTKAMGLNTISTYVLGNFHKRQPDIFDFKGQADLSHFIKLTQEESLYVLLRPGLYVCAEWDFGGYPYRLLNEEGMVFRSRNEHFLKACERYIMRLGEELSSQTINRGDNILMVQLENEYGSYGDDKIYLSALKNMIQKAGFDIPLLTCDRGGQIEAGHLEGVFPAINGVLGDDILRL from the coding sequence ATGAAATTGATAAAAGTATTCTTTCTAATAGTGTTTATACTATGTTGCGAATTAACATCAGCCCAGCAACGTTTTAAAATAGAAAATGGTTCTTTCCTCATTGTTGGAAAAAGGACACAACTGATTTGTGGTGAAATGCATTATTCGTGTATTCCTCACGAATATTGGAGAGACCGTTTGAAAAGAACAAAAGCAATGGGATTAAATACCATATCTACTTACGTTTTGGGGAATTTTCATAAAAGGCAACCAGATATTTTTGACTTCAAAGGTCAAGCTGATTTATCTCATTTTATAAAATTGACACAAGAAGAAAGTCTTTATGTATTATTACGTCCAGGCCTCTATGTATGTGCGGAATGGGACTTTGGAGGATATCCTTATAGGCTCTTAAATGAAGAAGGTATGGTTTTCCGAAGTAGAAATGAACACTTTTTAAAAGCATGTGAAAGGTATATTATGCGATTGGGAGAAGAACTATCTTCACAAACTATTAACCGAGGGGACAACATCCTCATGGTACAATTGGAGAATGAATATGGTTCTTATGGCGATGATAAGATATATCTGAGTGCTTTAAAAAATATGATTCAAAAAGCAGGATTCGACATTCCACTTCTCACATGTGACAGAGGAGGGCAAATAGAAGCCGGTCATCTTGAGGGAGTATTTCCTGCTATCAATGGAGTCTTAGGAGATGATATTTTAAGATTGTAG
- a CDS encoding discoidin domain-containing protein has translation MAENLIDSDISSFWHTSPNKPGHHPHCIIIDMNEIYKVKSIRLPSREGAFLTGIVRDFRIYARPQFFLFKSI, from the coding sequence ATAGCTGAAAATCTAATAGATAGCGACATTTCTTCTTTTTGGCATACGAGTCCAAATAAACCGGGACATCATCCACACTGTATAATCATTGACATGAATGAAATATATAAAGTAAAATCTATCCGCCTACCTTCACGTGAAGGCGCATTTTTAACGGGAATAGTTCGTGACTTCCGCATTTACGCACGTCCTCAATTTTTCTTATTTAAATCTATTTAG